From a single Mesorhizobium shangrilense genomic region:
- the gcvA gene encoding transcriptional regulator GcvA has translation MPDLGSRQVSQLPPLQAVRVFEAVARHLSFTKAAAELGMTQAAVSYQIKVLEERVGAPLFLRRPRQIALTEAGQRLAPAVSEAFAILGQAYAAARGGADGLLCVTTVLTFASNWLAHRLGSFQIAHPALAVRLETSSRLTDFAREDVDIAIRSGGGNWPGLEAYKLLDADFTPMLSPKLAASIGGVNEPADLLRLPILDPGDIWWNQWFATAGVHTHDLASRPGSSMGAQAYEANAAIAGHGVAILTRALFKNELADGRLFQPFDLVGDDGHAYWLVYPEARRNVPKIRAFRDWVLAEIAC, from the coding sequence ATGCCGGACCTCGGCTCGCGACAGGTTTCGCAACTCCCTCCGCTGCAAGCGGTCAGGGTGTTTGAAGCGGTCGCGCGGCATCTTTCCTTCACCAAGGCGGCGGCCGAACTCGGCATGACGCAGGCGGCGGTCAGCTACCAGATCAAGGTGCTGGAGGAGCGCGTCGGCGCACCGCTGTTCCTGCGCCGGCCGCGACAGATCGCATTGACCGAGGCCGGGCAGCGCCTTGCGCCCGCCGTCAGCGAGGCCTTCGCCATTCTCGGCCAGGCCTACGCCGCGGCGCGCGGCGGGGCAGACGGGTTGCTGTGCGTTACCACGGTGCTGACCTTCGCCTCGAACTGGCTGGCGCATCGGCTGGGCTCGTTCCAGATCGCCCATCCCGCCCTTGCCGTGCGGCTGGAGACGTCGAGCCGGCTGACCGATTTCGCCCGCGAGGATGTCGATATCGCCATCCGCTCGGGCGGCGGCAATTGGCCGGGCCTTGAAGCGTACAAGCTGCTCGACGCCGATTTCACGCCGATGCTGAGCCCGAAGCTCGCGGCGAGCATAGGCGGCGTCAACGAGCCCGCCGATCTCCTGCGATTGCCGATCCTCGACCCCGGCGACATCTGGTGGAATCAGTGGTTTGCCACTGCCGGTGTCCACACGCACGACCTTGCCAGCCGGCCCGGCAGCAGCATGGGCGCGCAAGCCTATGAGGCCAATGCGGCCATCGCCGGCCATGGCGTGGCGATCCTGACCAGGGCACTGTTCAAGAACGAGCTCGCCGACGGTCGCCTGTTCCAGCCTTTCGACCTGGTCGGCGACGATGGCCATGCCTATTGGCTGGTCTATCCCGAAGCGCGACGCAATGTGCCCAAGATCCGCGCCTTCCGCGACTGGGTCCTGGCCGAGATCGCCTGCTGA
- a CDS encoding urease accessory protein UreE, whose translation MKLDIRTDFTKFPRAVSVLPAGEAGATVPYGRAVLAHDERHLRRRAIELSGGGKVLVDLAEPVALNDGDRLVLEDGRHVEIIAAREEVYDIRARDGVHLTELAWHIGNRHLAAGIEANRIIILRDHVIKAMLEGLGATVTEVSEPFRPVRGAYSGGHDHGHADAEAHAHSHAEGHSHAHSESHSHSHAGHHHDHD comes from the coding sequence ATGAAGCTCGATATCCGCACCGACTTCACCAAATTCCCGCGTGCCGTATCCGTGCTACCAGCCGGCGAAGCAGGAGCAACCGTGCCTTATGGCCGTGCCGTGCTCGCCCATGACGAACGGCATCTGCGCCGCCGGGCCATCGAGCTTTCCGGCGGCGGCAAGGTGCTGGTCGACCTTGCCGAGCCCGTTGCCTTGAACGATGGCGACCGGCTGGTGCTGGAGGACGGTCGCCATGTCGAGATCATCGCGGCGCGAGAAGAGGTCTACGATATCCGCGCCCGCGATGGCGTGCATCTGACCGAGCTTGCCTGGCATATCGGCAACCGCCATCTGGCGGCGGGCATCGAGGCCAACCGCATCATCATCCTGCGCGATCACGTCATCAAGGCGATGCTCGAAGGGCTGGGCGCCACGGTGACCGAGGTGTCGGAACCATTCAGGCCGGTGCGCGGCGCCTATTCCGGCGGGCATGATCACGGCCATGCGGATGCCGAGGCGCATGCGCACAGCCATGCGGAAGGGCATTCCCACGCGCACAGCGAATCGCATTCGCACAGTCACGCCGGCCACCACCACGATCATGACTGA
- a CDS encoding DUF3995 domain-containing protein, whose product MIILAFALSFVLLLITTLHVYWGIGGIWPGRDAASCARAVVGFRGVDEMPTPFASFAVAACLALATLWPMALEGVFASPFPKEGLAATSLLIGLVFLGRGIAGFTPWWRRLAPEQPFARLDVRYYSPLCLLIGLGFAVLAITEFPA is encoded by the coding sequence ATGATCATTCTCGCCTTCGCGCTTTCGTTCGTCTTGCTGCTGATCACCACACTGCATGTCTATTGGGGCATTGGTGGTATCTGGCCGGGCAGGGATGCCGCCTCCTGCGCCCGCGCCGTCGTCGGCTTTCGCGGCGTCGACGAGATGCCGACGCCCTTCGCCAGCTTCGCCGTTGCGGCGTGCCTTGCCTTGGCGACGCTGTGGCCGATGGCGCTCGAGGGCGTATTTGCCTCACCCTTTCCCAAGGAGGGGCTTGCCGCAACTTCGTTGCTCATCGGGCTGGTTTTCCTCGGGCGCGGCATTGCCGGCTTCACGCCGTGGTGGCGGCGGCTGGCGCCGGAACAGCCTTTCGCGCGGCTTGATGTCCGCTACTATTCACCGCTGTGCCTGTTGATCGGGCTTGGCTTCGCCGTTCTTGCCATCACGGAGTTCCCCGCATGA
- the ureG gene encoding urease accessory protein UreG has translation MTQTNGPLRIGIGGPVGSGKTTLTEKLCKALRDEFSIAVVTNDIYTKEDAMMLARLQALPEDRIMGVETGGCPHTAIREDASINLQAIAEMNRKFPDLDIVFIESGGDNLAATFSPDLADLTLYVISVCQGEEIPRKGGPAITRSDFLVINKSDLAPYVNVNLDVMESDAARMRGKRPFGFTDLSRGKGLQEVIDFIVEHGGLRTRSAA, from the coding sequence ATGACGCAGACCAATGGTCCCCTTCGCATCGGTATCGGCGGCCCCGTCGGCTCTGGCAAGACGACGCTGACCGAAAAGCTCTGCAAGGCGCTGCGCGACGAGTTCTCGATCGCCGTCGTCACCAACGACATCTACACCAAGGAAGACGCCATGATGCTGGCCCGGCTGCAGGCGCTGCCCGAGGACCGCATCATGGGTGTCGAGACCGGCGGCTGCCCGCACACCGCCATCCGCGAGGACGCCTCGATCAACCTGCAGGCGATCGCCGAGATGAACCGGAAGTTCCCGGATCTCGACATCGTCTTCATCGAATCCGGCGGCGACAACCTCGCCGCCACCTTCTCGCCGGACCTCGCCGATCTGACACTCTATGTCATCTCGGTCTGCCAGGGCGAGGAGATCCCGAGGAAGGGCGGCCCGGCGATCACCCGTTCCGACTTCCTGGTCATCAACAAGAGCGATCTTGCGCCTTATGTGAACGTCAATCTCGACGTCATGGAAAGCGATGCCGCCCGCATGCGCGGCAAGCGCCCCTTCGGCTTCACCGACCTGTCGCGCGGCAAGGGCCTGCAGGAGGTCATCGATTTCATCGTCGAACATGGCGGGCTGCGGACCCGTTCGGCCGCCTGA
- a CDS encoding carbohydrate ABC transporter permease produces the protein MATQQTRSLARFMMAPSVVLLLVWMIVPLAFTLWFSFQQYNPLNPIRDGFVGFSNYALFYSNPAFLQSILNTLTIVVSVLLITVIGGILLALLLDQPMWGQGIVRILVISPFFVMPPVAALVWKNMIMHPQYGVFADIARFFGAQPIDWFGQHPLTAIIIIVAWQWLPFATLILLTALQSLDGEQKEAAEMDGAGFVSRFIYLTLPHMSRAITVVILIQTIFLLSVYAEILVTTNGGPGYASTNLPFLVYQKALLEFKIGQASAGGIIAVILANIVAFFAMRAVGKNLDK, from the coding sequence ATGGCTACTCAGCAGACCCGTTCGCTTGCCCGTTTCATGATGGCGCCATCCGTGGTGTTGCTGCTGGTGTGGATGATCGTCCCGCTGGCGTTCACGCTGTGGTTCTCCTTCCAGCAATACAATCCGCTGAACCCGATCCGTGACGGCTTCGTCGGCTTCTCCAACTACGCCCTGTTCTATTCCAACCCGGCGTTCCTGCAGTCGATCCTCAACACGCTCACCATCGTGGTCAGCGTGCTGCTGATCACGGTGATCGGTGGCATCCTGCTGGCGCTGTTGCTCGATCAGCCGATGTGGGGACAGGGGATCGTGCGCATCCTCGTCATCTCGCCGTTCTTCGTCATGCCGCCGGTGGCCGCATTGGTCTGGAAGAACATGATCATGCATCCGCAATACGGTGTCTTTGCCGATATTGCGCGCTTCTTCGGCGCCCAGCCGATCGACTGGTTCGGCCAGCATCCGCTCACCGCCATCATCATCATCGTCGCCTGGCAGTGGCTGCCCTTCGCAACGCTGATCCTCTTGACCGCGCTGCAGTCGCTTGATGGCGAACAGAAGGAAGCCGCCGAGATGGACGGCGCCGGCTTCGTCAGCCGCTTCATCTATCTGACGCTGCCGCACATGTCGCGCGCCATCACCGTCGTCATCCTGATCCAGACGATCTTCCTGCTGTCGGTCTATGCTGAAATCCTCGTCACCACCAATGGTGGCCCGGGTTACGCCTCCACCAACCTGCCGTTCCTCGTCTATCAGAAGGCATTGCTGGAGTTCAAAATCGGCCAGGCATCCGCCGGCGGTATCATCGCCGTCATCCTCGCCAACATCGTCGCCTTCTTCGCCATGCGCGCCGTCGGCAAGAACTTGGACAAATAA
- a CDS encoding ABC transporter substrate-binding protein, whose amino-acid sequence MKLRTLTLGLCSASALAFAAHAESITIATVNNGDMVRMQKLTDDFTKANPDIQLQWVTLEENVLRERVTTDIATKGGQYDVMTIGTYEVPIWAKQSWLLPLDKLGADYDAKDIIPAIAGGLSVDGKLYAAPFYGESSFVMYRKDLMDKAGLKMPDAPTWDFIRQAADKMTDRANGVNGVCLRGKAGWGENMAFLTAMSNSFGARWFDENWKPQFDQPEWKKTLQFYVDLMKADGPEGASSNGFNENLALFQQGKCGMWIDATVAASFVSDPKNSTVADKVGYALAPDNGLGKRGNWLWAWSLAVPAGTKKADAAEKFVSWATSKHYAELVASKEGWANVPPGTRSSLYANADYQKAAPFAKMTLDSINAADPTHPTVKPVPYVGVQFVAIPEFQGLGTTVGQLFSAALAGQSSVDDALKQAQDAATATMTEGGYIK is encoded by the coding sequence ATGAAACTTCGCACGCTCACCTTGGGCTTGTGCTCGGCCAGCGCTTTAGCGTTCGCCGCACACGCCGAATCCATCACCATCGCCACCGTCAACAATGGCGATATGGTCCGCATGCAGAAGCTGACGGACGACTTCACCAAGGCGAACCCCGACATCCAGCTTCAGTGGGTCACGCTCGAAGAGAACGTGCTGCGCGAGCGCGTCACCACCGACATCGCCACCAAGGGCGGCCAGTATGACGTGATGACCATCGGCACCTATGAAGTTCCGATCTGGGCCAAGCAGAGCTGGCTGTTGCCGCTCGACAAGCTCGGCGCCGACTATGACGCCAAGGACATCATCCCGGCCATCGCCGGTGGCCTTTCGGTCGACGGCAAGCTTTACGCAGCGCCCTTCTACGGCGAGAGCTCCTTCGTCATGTACCGGAAGGATCTGATGGACAAGGCGGGTCTGAAGATGCCCGACGCGCCGACCTGGGACTTCATCCGCCAGGCCGCCGACAAGATGACCGACCGCGCCAATGGCGTGAACGGCGTCTGCCTGCGCGGCAAGGCCGGCTGGGGCGAGAACATGGCCTTCCTGACGGCGATGTCGAACTCCTTCGGCGCGCGCTGGTTCGACGAGAACTGGAAGCCACAGTTCGACCAGCCCGAGTGGAAGAAGACGCTGCAGTTCTATGTCGACCTGATGAAGGCCGACGGCCCCGAGGGCGCATCGTCCAACGGCTTCAACGAGAACCTGGCGCTGTTCCAGCAGGGCAAGTGCGGCATGTGGATCGACGCCACCGTCGCCGCGTCCTTCGTCTCGGATCCGAAGAACTCGACCGTTGCCGACAAGGTCGGCTATGCCTTGGCGCCAGACAATGGGCTGGGCAAGCGCGGCAACTGGCTATGGGCATGGTCGCTCGCCGTTCCCGCCGGCACCAAGAAGGCTGACGCCGCCGAGAAGTTCGTGTCCTGGGCAACCAGCAAGCACTACGCCGAGCTCGTCGCCTCGAAGGAAGGCTGGGCCAACGTGCCTCCGGGCACGCGCTCCTCGCTCTACGCCAATGCCGACTACCAGAAGGCGGCTCCGTTCGCCAAGATGACGCTGGACTCCATCAACGCGGCTGACCCGACCCATCCGACCGTCAAGCCGGTGCCCTATGTCGGCGTCCAGTTCGTCGCCATTCCTGAATTCCAGGGCCTTGGCACCACGGTTGGCCAGCTCTTCTCGGCGGCGCTTGCCGGCCAGTCGAGCGTCGACGATGCGCTGAAGCAGGCTCAGGACGCGGCCACCGCGACCATGACCGAAGGCGGTTATATCAAGTAA
- a CDS encoding urease accessory protein UreF, translating to MTDQPSNIALLRLMAWLSPAFPVGGFSYSHGLERAVHDGLIVDRESLAGWLETLVEMGSGWNDAVLFAESWRRAREDGDLDEIAALAEALAGSRERHAETMLQGAAFVKAAAAWPTPVLRRLPAECAYCVAVGSIAGGNGIALQDALSAFLQAFFSNLVQAAIRLGVVGQHAATTLLAGFEPLALATATRAAGSTLDDLGGCAFVSDVMAMKHETQYSRLFRS from the coding sequence ATGACTGACCAGCCGTCGAACATCGCCTTGCTGCGGCTGATGGCGTGGCTGTCGCCGGCCTTTCCGGTTGGCGGTTTTTCCTACAGCCATGGTCTTGAGCGTGCGGTGCATGACGGGCTGATCGTCGATAGGGAGAGTCTGGCCGGTTGGCTGGAGACGCTGGTCGAAATGGGCTCGGGCTGGAACGATGCGGTGCTGTTCGCTGAAAGCTGGCGCCGTGCGCGCGAAGATGGTGATCTCGATGAGATTGCAGCGCTCGCCGAGGCCCTGGCCGGCTCGCGCGAGCGTCACGCCGAGACCATGCTGCAGGGTGCGGCCTTCGTGAAAGCGGCTGCTGCCTGGCCAACCCCGGTGCTGCGACGTCTGCCCGCCGAATGCGCCTACTGTGTTGCCGTCGGCTCCATTGCCGGCGGCAATGGCATTGCGCTTCAGGACGCACTGTCGGCCTTCCTGCAGGCTTTTTTCTCCAACCTTGTCCAGGCTGCTATCCGGCTCGGCGTCGTCGGCCAGCATGCCGCAACGACCTTGCTCGCCGGTTTCGAGCCGTTGGCCCTGGCGACCGCCACGCGGGCTGCGGGCTCGACGCTCGATGATCTCGGCGGCTGCGCCTTCGTCTCCGACGTCATGGCGATGAAGCATGAAACCCAATACTCGCGGCTGTTCCGTTCATGA
- a CDS encoding ABC transporter ATP-binding protein: MGNITLKNVSKSFGATSIIPGLDLVIENGEFVVFVGPSGCGKSTLLRLIAGLEDTSGGTINIDGRDVTGEAPAKRKLAMVFQSYALYPHMTVAKNIGFPLKMAGEDQATIDKKVKDAARVLNLTNYLERRPGQLSGGQRQRVAIGRAIVRQPSAFLFDEPLSNLDAALRGTMRLEISELHHQLKTTMVYVTHDQVEAMTMADKIVVLNAGNIEQVGSPMELYKTPKNLFVAGFIGSPKMNLIEGAPAAKYSAKTIGVRPEHMQISTTAGDWKAVVGVAEHLGSDTFLHVQAEGVGPLTVRADGELAVRHGDTIYLTPDKAKLHRFGPDGKAMAQ; this comes from the coding sequence ATGGGAAACATCACGCTCAAGAACGTCTCCAAGTCCTTCGGGGCGACGTCGATCATCCCCGGCCTCGACCTGGTGATCGAGAACGGTGAGTTCGTCGTCTTCGTCGGCCCGTCGGGTTGCGGCAAGTCCACGCTGCTGCGGCTGATCGCGGGCCTGGAGGACACCAGCGGCGGCACCATCAACATCGATGGCCGCGACGTCACCGGCGAGGCGCCGGCCAAGCGCAAGCTGGCCATGGTGTTCCAGTCCTATGCGCTCTACCCGCACATGACGGTGGCCAAGAACATCGGCTTCCCGCTGAAGATGGCGGGCGAGGATCAGGCGACCATCGACAAGAAGGTGAAGGACGCAGCACGCGTCTTGAACCTCACCAATTATCTCGAACGCCGTCCCGGCCAGCTCTCCGGCGGCCAGCGCCAGCGCGTTGCCATCGGCCGCGCCATCGTGCGCCAGCCCTCGGCCTTCCTGTTCGACGAGCCGCTGTCCAACCTTGATGCAGCGCTTCGCGGCACAATGCGGCTGGAGATCAGCGAACTGCACCACCAGCTCAAGACCACCATGGTCTATGTCACCCACGACCAGGTCGAGGCGATGACCATGGCCGACAAGATCGTGGTGCTGAACGCCGGCAACATTGAACAGGTCGGCTCGCCCATGGAGCTCTACAAGACCCCGAAGAACCTGTTCGTCGCCGGCTTCATCGGCTCGCCGAAGATGAACCTCATCGAAGGCGCGCCCGCCGCCAAATACAGCGCCAAGACCATCGGTGTCCGTCCCGAGCATATGCAGATTTCGACGACGGCCGGCGACTGGAAAGCGGTCGTCGGCGTCGCCGAGCATCTCGGCTCCGACACGTTCCTGCATGTGCAGGCGGAAGGGGTCGGTCCGTTGACGGTGCGCGCCGATGGCGAACTGGCCGTCCGTCACGGCGACACGATCTACCTGACGCCCGACAAGGCCAAGCTGCATCGCTTCGGCCCCGACGGCAAGGCGATGGCGCAGTGA
- a CDS encoding HAD family hydrolase, translating into MTPKAVFWDMDGTLVDSEPLHEAALIAALRNAGVAPPADLHQRVLGVAAWPVYEMLRDEFGLDVPFDEWISRKYDHYLPLTATLKPRPGAIEIFNELRALGVAQAVVSNSDRLVVDANLRVVGLSYPGMKTVSRNDVREGKPHPEPFLRAAWLADVDPSQAVAVDDSWTGAMAGLAAGMKTIFWPEAPMAGPPGAIVIDSAEELRKQLGL; encoded by the coding sequence ATGACGCCGAAAGCGGTTTTCTGGGACATGGACGGAACGCTGGTCGACAGCGAGCCGCTGCACGAAGCCGCCCTGATCGCGGCGCTGCGAAACGCCGGCGTCGCGCCGCCAGCCGACCTGCATCAGCGGGTGCTCGGCGTCGCCGCATGGCCCGTCTACGAGATGCTGCGCGACGAGTTCGGCCTGGACGTGCCGTTCGACGAGTGGATCAGCCGGAAATACGATCACTATTTGCCGCTGACCGCGACGCTGAAGCCGCGCCCCGGTGCGATCGAGATCTTCAACGAGTTGCGCGCGCTTGGCGTGGCGCAGGCGGTGGTGTCCAATTCCGACCGCCTGGTCGTCGACGCCAATCTGCGGGTGGTCGGGCTGAGCTATCCCGGCATGAAGACGGTCAGCCGCAATGACGTGCGCGAAGGCAAGCCGCATCCGGAGCCCTTCCTGCGCGCCGCCTGGCTGGCGGACGTTGACCCTTCGCAGGCGGTCGCCGTCGACGACAGCTGGACGGGAGCCATGGCAGGGCTGGCGGCAGGGATGAAGACGATCTTCTGGCCGGAAGCGCCGATGGCCGGACCGCCCGGCGCCATCGTCATCGACAGCGCCGAAGAGTTGCGGAAGCAATTAGGACTCTGA
- a CDS encoding class II aldolase and adducin N-terminal domain-containing protein has translation MSIARLQKETLTNLPFYEERVDLAAAFRWTARLNMHEAVANHFSLAINDDGTQFLMNPNQMHFSRIKASDMLLIDANDPDTLSGPNAPDPTAWGLHGAIHRNVPQARCVMHVHSIHATVLASLADSRLPPIDQNSATFFNRHVVDAHYGGLAFEEEGERCSQLFANPKDKVMIMGNHGVLVIGDTVADAFNRMFYFERAAETYIKALWTGRPLRVLSDEIAEKTAKEMDDYPGQADRHLSELKAILDEQEPAYRN, from the coding sequence ATGAGCATCGCGCGCCTGCAGAAGGAAACGCTGACCAACCTGCCGTTCTACGAAGAGCGCGTCGATCTTGCCGCCGCCTTCCGCTGGACAGCGCGGCTCAACATGCACGAGGCGGTGGCCAATCATTTCTCGCTGGCCATCAATGACGACGGCACGCAATTCCTGATGAATCCCAACCAGATGCATTTCTCGCGCATCAAGGCGAGCGACATGCTGCTGATCGATGCCAATGATCCGGATACGCTCTCGGGCCCGAATGCGCCTGACCCGACCGCCTGGGGTCTGCATGGCGCCATCCATCGCAATGTGCCCCAAGCGCGCTGCGTCATGCATGTGCATTCGATCCACGCCACCGTGCTCGCTTCGCTGGCTGATTCGAGGCTGCCGCCGATCGATCAGAATTCAGCGACGTTCTTCAACCGTCACGTCGTCGATGCCCACTATGGCGGGCTGGCCTTCGAAGAAGAAGGCGAGCGTTGCTCGCAGCTTTTTGCCAATCCGAAGGACAAGGTGATGATCATGGGCAACCATGGCGTGCTGGTCATCGGCGATACCGTCGCCGACGCCTTCAACCGCATGTTCTATTTCGAACGCGCCGCCGAGACCTACATCAAGGCGCTGTGGACAGGCCGTCCGCTGCGCGTGCTCTCTGACGAGATCGCCGAAAAGACCGCCAAGGAAATGGATGACTATCCCGGCCAGGCCGACCGGCACCTTTCCGAACTCAAGGCGATCCTCGACGAGCAGGAGCCGGCCTACAGGAACTGA
- a CDS encoding glutathione S-transferase family protein, with product MYKAVGSRGSRVSRVLWMLEELGQPYEFVEVKLRSPEAYALNPSGKVPILIDGDLKVTDSAAICVYLADKHAEKDMGANPGLAGRAEMDSWTHFAQSEFEAPLWNKLRHRFLLPKDVRVDVGPAAAYDFASEVKALDRRLGDRPFALGDRFSAVDVLLGDMGGWARAGRFPIESDRVSAYFDRVLARPARARAQANGGSMK from the coding sequence ATGTACAAGGCCGTCGGATCGCGCGGATCCCGGGTCAGCCGCGTTCTCTGGATGCTCGAGGAACTCGGGCAGCCCTATGAGTTCGTCGAGGTCAAGCTTCGCTCGCCGGAAGCCTATGCGCTCAACCCGTCGGGCAAGGTTCCTATCCTGATCGACGGCGATCTCAAGGTCACGGATTCGGCGGCAATCTGCGTCTATCTCGCCGACAAGCATGCCGAAAAAGACATGGGCGCCAATCCTGGGCTCGCCGGCCGCGCCGAGATGGATTCCTGGACGCATTTTGCCCAATCGGAGTTCGAAGCGCCGCTGTGGAACAAGTTGCGCCATCGCTTCCTGCTGCCGAAGGATGTGCGGGTCGATGTCGGTCCGGCCGCCGCGTATGATTTTGCCTCGGAGGTCAAGGCGCTGGATCGCCGGCTTGGTGATCGGCCGTTTGCACTAGGTGACCGGTTTTCCGCTGTCGATGTGCTGCTTGGCGATATGGGTGGCTGGGCACGCGCCGGCCGTTTCCCGATCGAATCCGATCGCGTCAGCGCCTATTTCGACCGCGTGCTGGCGCGACCCGCCCGCGCAAGGGCGCAAGCCAATGGGGGATCCATGAAATGA
- a CDS encoding carbohydrate ABC transporter permease codes for MARAVTNRHKTIATAAAWIVALLIFFPILYTIITSFKSEQEAIQGFSLIPSGTFESYSEVQAQSGYFKFFLNSVILSVGSTIIALLVAIPAAWSMAFSPTKRTKDILMWMLSTKMMPAVAVLFPIYLIFRNLGLLDSRIGLMIMLMLINLPIVVWMLYTYFREIPGEILEAARMDGASLWNEIIYVLTPMAVPGIASTMLLNIILAWNEAFWTIRLTTTDAAPLTAFISSFSSPQGLFWAKLSAASTLAIAPILIMGWFSQKQLVRGLTFGAVK; via the coding sequence ATGGCACGTGCAGTCACCAACCGGCACAAGACGATCGCGACCGCGGCCGCCTGGATCGTCGCGCTGCTGATCTTCTTCCCGATCCTCTATACGATCATCACCTCGTTCAAGTCGGAGCAGGAGGCTATCCAGGGCTTCAGCCTGATCCCCTCGGGAACGTTCGAGAGTTATTCCGAGGTCCAGGCGCAGAGCGGCTATTTCAAGTTCTTCCTCAACTCGGTGATCCTGTCGGTCGGCTCGACCATCATCGCTTTGCTGGTCGCCATACCGGCGGCCTGGTCGATGGCCTTCTCGCCGACCAAGCGGACCAAGGACATCCTGATGTGGATGCTGTCCACCAAGATGATGCCGGCGGTCGCCGTGCTGTTCCCGATCTACCTGATCTTCCGCAACCTCGGCCTGCTGGATTCCCGCATCGGCCTGATGATCATGCTGATGCTGATCAACCTGCCGATCGTGGTGTGGATGCTCTACACCTACTTCCGCGAGATCCCCGGCGAGATCCTCGAAGCGGCCCGCATGGACGGGGCATCGCTGTGGAACGAGATCATCTATGTGCTGACGCCGATGGCAGTGCCCGGCATCGCCTCGACCATGCTCTTGAACATCATCCTGGCCTGGAACGAGGCGTTCTGGACGATCCGGTTGACCACCACCGACGCCGCGCCGCTCACCGCCTTCATCAGCTCCTTCTCCAGCCCGCAAGGCCTGTTCTGGGCCAAGCTTTCGGCGGCCTCGACGCTGGCCATCGCGCCGATCCTGATCATGGGCTGGTTCAGCCAGAAGCAGCTGGTGCGCGGCCTGACCTTTGGCGCAGTCAAATAA
- a CDS encoding sugar-binding transcriptional regulator — MNSRQDGGSNRLDDAARAGWLYYVAGNTQDQIASTLGISRQTAQRLVSLAVSEGLIKVRVDHPIANCLDLSARLKSRFALDLVEVVPSDPSSSSTTIGIAEAAAAEIERRLRSPTPIVMAIGTGRTLKAAIEQLPPMECPQHKVVSLTGNISPDGSAAFYNVIFTMADRVKARSFPMPLPVIASSPEEREMLLNQSMIQPTLALAAEADVTFVGIGDLGPKAPLYEDGFISEGELKALQKAGGVGEIVGWVFDRDGRMIDGITNDRVSSAALPSREKSLVIALAMGERKLPGILAAVNRRLVNGLITDERTASALLAAG, encoded by the coding sequence TTGAATTCCCGGCAGGACGGCGGCAGCAACAGGTTGGACGACGCGGCGCGCGCCGGCTGGCTTTATTATGTTGCCGGCAACACACAGGACCAGATCGCCTCCACGCTCGGCATCTCCCGGCAGACGGCGCAGCGCCTGGTGTCGCTGGCCGTGTCGGAAGGCCTGATCAAGGTCCGCGTCGATCACCCGATCGCCAATTGCCTCGATCTCTCGGCCCGGCTGAAGTCGCGCTTCGCGCTCGATCTGGTCGAGGTTGTGCCGAGCGATCCCTCTTCGTCCTCGACCACGATCGGCATCGCCGAGGCTGCCGCCGCCGAGATCGAGCGTCGCTTGCGCTCGCCGACCCCGATCGTCATGGCGATCGGCACCGGCCGCACGCTGAAGGCCGCGATCGAACAGTTGCCGCCGATGGAATGCCCGCAGCACAAGGTCGTGTCGCTGACCGGCAACATCTCGCCCGACGGCTCGGCCGCCTTCTACAACGTCATCTTCACCATGGCCGACAGGGTCAAGGCACGATCCTTCCCGATGCCTTTGCCGGTCATCGCCTCTTCGCCGGAAGAGCGCGAGATGCTGCTCAACCAGTCGATGATCCAGCCGACGCTGGCGCTTGCCGCCGAGGCCGACGTCACCTTTGTCGGCATTGGCGATCTCGGCCCCAAGGCGCCGCTCTATGAGGACGGCTTCATTTCGGAAGGTGAACTGAAGGCGCTGCAGAAGGCGGGCGGGGTCGGCGAAATCGTCGGCTGGGTGTTCGATCGTGATGGCCGCATGATCGACGGCATCACCAACGACCGCGTGTCATCGGCGGCGCTGCCGTCGCGCGAAAAGTCGCTGGTCATCGCGCTTGCCATGGGCGAACGGAAACTGCCGGGCATCCTCGCCGCCGTGAACCGGCGGCTGGTCAATGGCCTCATCACCGACGAGCGGACCGCATCCGCCCTGCTTGCAGCCGGCTGA